The following proteins are encoded in a genomic region of Aquifex aeolicus VF5:
- the argH gene encoding argininosuccinate lyase: MEKPWSGRFKEETDKFVEDFTESVSFDKELAFEDIEQDIAHVKTLQKAGILTEEEARELIQELLKIKEEIKEGKFQWKKELEDVHMNIEAELINRLGDVGRKLHTARSRNDQVATDEKLYLKKEIKEVLQLLKELRKTLVELAETTVDFVMPSYTHLQRAQPIRVAHYFLAYREILLKDSERLMDTYRRVDELPLGSGAVAGVDFPLDRFYTAELLGFNRVTRNSMYATAERDFIIEFLSNCALIAQHLSRLAEDLIIWNTEEFNFVELPDKLCTGSSIMPQKKNPDVLELIRGKTGRIYGNLIALLTTMKALPMAYNRDMQEDKEPLFDTLKNLKNMIKGMTLVLSDLRVKEQNMRKASGNFLLITDIANYLVEKGVPFRTAHHIAGSIVAYLLEKGKKLEEMTLEEFKQFSEKFEEDVFDILSPERAADRKRVYGGTAKEEILRIIEVAKAEEGL; encoded by the coding sequence ATGGAAAAACCATGGTCGGGAAGGTTTAAAGAAGAAACGGATAAGTTTGTGGAAGATTTCACGGAAAGTGTATCCTTTGATAAAGAGCTCGCCTTTGAAGACATAGAGCAGGATATAGCCCACGTAAAAACACTTCAGAAAGCCGGCATCCTCACGGAAGAGGAAGCGAGAGAACTCATCCAAGAACTCCTGAAGATTAAAGAGGAGATCAAAGAAGGGAAGTTCCAGTGGAAGAAGGAGCTGGAAGACGTTCATATGAACATTGAGGCTGAATTAATAAACAGACTCGGTGATGTAGGGAGGAAACTCCACACCGCACGCTCCAGAAACGACCAGGTGGCAACCGACGAAAAACTGTACCTGAAGAAAGAAATAAAAGAGGTACTCCAACTCCTGAAAGAATTGAGAAAGACGCTCGTTGAGCTTGCGGAAACAACTGTGGACTTCGTCATGCCCTCCTACACGCACCTCCAGAGGGCACAGCCCATCAGAGTAGCCCATTACTTTCTGGCTTACCGGGAGATTCTTCTTAAAGACTCGGAGAGGTTGATGGACACGTACAGACGGGTTGACGAGCTTCCTCTGGGTAGCGGAGCTGTTGCCGGTGTAGACTTTCCCCTCGACAGGTTCTACACCGCCGAACTTCTCGGTTTCAACAGGGTAACGAGGAACTCTATGTATGCCACTGCGGAAAGGGACTTTATAATTGAATTTCTTTCAAATTGTGCACTCATAGCCCAGCATCTTTCAAGGCTGGCAGAAGACCTTATAATCTGGAACACGGAGGAGTTTAACTTCGTGGAGCTTCCCGACAAACTCTGCACGGGCAGTTCCATTATGCCCCAGAAAAAAAACCCTGACGTTCTTGAGTTGATAAGAGGGAAAACGGGAAGGATTTACGGAAACCTGATCGCCCTTTTGACCACCATGAAAGCCCTTCCCATGGCCTACAACAGGGACATGCAGGAAGATAAAGAACCCCTATTTGACACACTTAAAAACCTTAAAAACATGATAAAGGGTATGACTTTAGTCCTTTCAGATCTGAGGGTTAAAGAACAGAACATGAGAAAGGCTTCTGGAAACTTCCTGCTTATCACGGATATAGCGAACTACCTCGTAGAAAAGGGTGTACCTTTCAGGACAGCTCACCACATAGCGGGAAGCATAGTTGCCTACCTACTTGAAAAAGGCAAGAAGTTAGAAGAGATGACTTTAGAGGAGTTCAAGCAGTTCTCCGAAAAGTTTGAAGAAGACGTGTTTGATATTTTGAGCCCTGAAAGGGCAGCGGACAGAAAGAGGGTTTACGGAGGAACTGCGAAAGAAGAAATCTTGAGGATTATTGAGGTGGCGAAGGCAGAGGAAGGTTTATAA
- a CDS encoding NuoI/complex I 23 kDa subunit family protein: MIKKVAAKPLSWLERIFFIDFIKGLRITLKNALRKTITTHYPYEKITPPKRFRGYFAHKVVDGTEPQPAFQEWVNRYNILVEYGKSRCVVCLRCKRACPVPQLFEIEGKKLPNGKRVVSVFNMNMLLCTYCGFCVDACPVDCLYQTDIHENASYTRKDAVLTLEILEQIGRDWQRRREREPDRIWIDDEQRMKLWGENNVKLPKPEEV, translated from the coding sequence ATGATTAAGAAGGTAGCTGCAAAGCCTCTCAGCTGGCTTGAGAGGATATTTTTCATAGATTTCATAAAAGGTCTCAGGATTACATTAAAGAACGCCCTGAGGAAAACTATCACCACTCACTACCCTTACGAAAAAATAACTCCGCCGAAACGCTTCAGGGGTTACTTTGCACACAAGGTGGTTGACGGAACGGAACCCCAGCCGGCGTTTCAGGAATGGGTAAACAGGTACAACATCTTGGTTGAGTATGGAAAGAGCCGGTGTGTCGTGTGCCTCAGGTGTAAAAGGGCTTGTCCTGTTCCTCAGCTCTTTGAAATAGAAGGGAAAAAACTCCCAAACGGCAAAAGAGTTGTTAGCGTCTTTAACATGAACATGCTCCTCTGCACTTATTGCGGTTTTTGCGTGGACGCATGCCCTGTGGATTGCCTTTATCAAACAGACATACACGAAAATGCCTCTTACACCAGGAAGGACGCTGTACTCACCCTTGAAATCCTTGAACAGATAGGCAGGGACTGGCAGAGAAGAAGGGAAAGAGAGCCCGACAGGATATGGATAGACGACGAGCAAAGGATGAAGCTGTGGGGTGAGAATAATGTAAAATTACCTAAACCCGAGGAGGTGTGA
- a CDS encoding NADH-quinone oxidoreductase subunit J family protein — MGRLLIFGFFSILAILSGIGIITLRNPVYVVVALLSSLIAVAGIFFTAGAELVGALQLLIYAVAIAVFYIIVISAVPWEKAKKSESHYRFEGLISLPVVLFLYIEMIVVFLLGVKASPEGKIAKFIEKFGNTEVIGAILFSKYFLAFEVVSIVLLMGMIGAVLIGRKESQTYEDDTA, encoded by the coding sequence ATGGGGAGACTGCTTATATTTGGATTCTTCTCTATTCTTGCTATTTTGTCCGGTATAGGGATAATCACGCTAAGAAATCCGGTTTACGTTGTAGTAGCCCTTCTTTCTTCCCTAATTGCGGTTGCGGGAATCTTCTTCACCGCTGGAGCGGAACTTGTAGGAGCTCTCCAGTTACTCATATACGCCGTTGCGATAGCGGTGTTCTACATCATCGTGATAAGTGCCGTCCCGTGGGAAAAGGCGAAAAAGAGCGAATCCCACTACCGTTTTGAGGGACTAATCTCTTTACCCGTGGTTCTCTTCCTCTACATAGAGATGATCGTTGTCTTTCTACTTGGAGTTAAGGCTTCTCCCGAGGGAAAAATAGCAAAGTTCATAGAGAAGTTCGGTAATACGGAAGTGATAGGTGCTATACTTTTCAGCAAGTATTTTCTTGCCTTTGAGGTAGTTTCAATAGTTCTCCTGATGGGTATGATAGGTGCCGTTTTAATAGGTAGAAAGGAGAGTCAGACCTATGAAGACGATACCGCTTGA
- the nuoK gene encoding NADH-quinone oxidoreductase subunit NuoK, which produces MKTIPLEAFLTVSMILFGLGLIGIIARRNLVTVLMSLELALNAVNIALVGADHYLGLAEGQIFALFIIALAATEAAVGLGIIIAIFRLKKVESTDEIRELRG; this is translated from the coding sequence ATGAAGACGATACCGCTTGAGGCTTTCTTAACGGTAAGCATGATACTTTTTGGGCTGGGGCTAATAGGTATAATCGCCAGAAGGAATTTGGTTACCGTTTTGATGAGTTTAGAGCTTGCCCTTAACGCTGTAAACATAGCCTTGGTGGGTGCTGACCATTACTTAGGTCTTGCGGAGGGGCAGATATTTGCCCTCTTTATAATAGCCCTTGCCGCTACTGAAGCCGCTGTGGGTCTCGGGATTATAATCGCCATATTCAGGTTGAAGAAGGTAGAAAGTACGGACGAAATAAGAGAGCTGAGGGGCTGA
- the nuoL gene encoding NADH-quinone oxidoreductase subunit L codes for MEGLFVIFTPLIAFLIILAFGRKIGDLGSGIIASVGAGLTTLFSLVVALKAIHSPIHVKLYDFLPIGNYTLSLGFYFDSLSSLMALVVTFVATLIFVYSIGYMRDEFGKWVFKFYAYLSLFLFAMLLIVLSDNLLGIFFGWEGVGLASYLLIGYYHEQKKATKASFEAFVMNRIGDWLFIFGIIYSFYLFKTLEITQIFPKVEEVDKYALGVATMLLFGGAVGKSGQFPLHTWLPNAMAGPTPVSALLHAATMVAAGVYMVARLYPMFEATPQTLKLIVLIGAITMTMAALAGAVHNDIKKIIAFSTMSQLGYMFVALGVGDKGGAMFHLTTHAFFKALLFLAAGAVITAFHHHLYDIFKMGGLKKYMPVTYVAFMIGALSLAGVFPFSGFWSKDRIVASMYEWSGVLGVLGTIVAFITAYYAFREGFLVFHGRERWREIYDKDVHEVEGVMTVPMGLLGFLTVLTGLFGLWLEHWYVGLIGGEEKGIHLSVALVSLGVAIAGIWLAWAVYVKEVIDYNKAYESLKFIHTTFKEQFFTEKLYHNVIAGGYLVVSRVAYKVGDRTVIDGFINALYKYFFKFVKFLWKYLDIKIIDVLIHETVLTAFRLGRLSRRLQTGLVNHYILFLAVGLTFILGIMLYILDRL; via the coding sequence ATGGAAGGACTGTTTGTAATATTTACGCCGCTAATAGCTTTTCTCATAATACTTGCATTCGGAAGAAAGATAGGGGATTTAGGAAGCGGGATAATAGCGTCAGTAGGAGCAGGACTTACAACTCTTTTCTCTTTGGTAGTCGCCCTCAAAGCCATTCACTCTCCTATTCACGTCAAACTCTACGACTTCCTCCCAATTGGCAATTACACACTCTCCCTCGGATTTTACTTTGACTCACTCTCTTCCTTGATGGCACTTGTCGTCACATTCGTTGCCACTCTCATATTCGTCTACTCAATCGGCTACATGCGTGACGAGTTCGGTAAATGGGTCTTCAAGTTCTACGCTTACCTATCACTCTTCCTCTTCGCTATGCTCCTTATCGTGCTTTCAGACAACCTCCTCGGAATCTTCTTCGGCTGGGAAGGTGTGGGACTTGCTTCATACCTCCTTATCGGATACTACCACGAACAAAAAAAAGCTACAAAAGCTTCCTTTGAAGCCTTCGTTATGAACAGAATAGGTGACTGGCTCTTTATCTTCGGTATCATCTACTCCTTTTACCTCTTCAAAACCTTAGAAATCACTCAAATATTCCCGAAAGTCGAAGAAGTAGACAAGTACGCTCTTGGCGTTGCCACAATGCTCCTCTTTGGAGGAGCAGTCGGAAAGTCGGGACAATTTCCGCTCCACACGTGGCTTCCAAACGCAATGGCAGGTCCGACTCCCGTGTCTGCACTCCTTCACGCAGCCACGATGGTAGCAGCTGGTGTCTACATGGTAGCAAGACTCTATCCCATGTTTGAAGCAACACCTCAAACGCTCAAGCTTATTGTTCTTATCGGAGCGATAACCATGACAATGGCAGCACTCGCAGGTGCTGTTCACAACGACATAAAGAAGATAATCGCATTTTCAACGATGAGTCAGCTCGGATACATGTTTGTTGCTCTGGGAGTGGGGGACAAGGGCGGAGCGATGTTCCACCTCACCACTCACGCTTTCTTCAAAGCCCTCCTGTTTTTAGCGGCTGGTGCTGTAATAACAGCATTCCACCACCACCTTTACGACATCTTCAAGATGGGAGGGCTAAAGAAGTACATGCCTGTGACTTATGTGGCGTTTATGATAGGGGCGCTCAGTTTGGCAGGAGTGTTTCCCTTCAGTGGTTTCTGGAGTAAAGACAGGATAGTGGCGAGCATGTACGAGTGGAGCGGAGTGCTTGGAGTTCTTGGAACGATAGTGGCGTTTATAACTGCATATTACGCGTTCAGGGAAGGATTTCTGGTGTTTCACGGAAGAGAGAGATGGAGGGAGATATACGATAAAGACGTTCATGAAGTAGAGGGAGTGATGACGGTACCTATGGGGCTATTAGGATTTTTGACAGTTCTCACAGGGCTATTTGGCCTTTGGCTTGAGCACTGGTATGTAGGCTTGATAGGAGGGGAGGAGAAGGGGATACACCTGAGTGTTGCGCTAGTGTCGCTCGGAGTGGCAATAGCTGGGATATGGCTTGCGTGGGCGGTATATGTGAAGGAGGTGATAGATTACAACAAAGCATATGAGTCTTTGAAGTTTATACACACGACTTTCAAGGAGCAGTTCTTTACTGAAAAGCTCTACCACAACGTTATTGCGGGTGGGTACCTCGTAGTTTCTAGAGTAGCTTACAAGGTGGGAGACAGAACCGTTATAGACGGCTTTATAAACGCCTTGTACAAGTACTTCTTTAAGTTCGTTAAGTTCCTGTGGAAGTACCTTGACATAAAGATTATTGACGTTCTTATACACGAGACTGTTCTAACCGCTTTCAGGCTCGGCAGGTTGTCAAGAAGGCTTCAAACTGGGCTTGTGAACCACTACATACTGTTTTTGGCCGTAGGATTGACCTTTATCCTTGGAATCATGCTCTATATACTGGATAGACTCTAA
- a CDS encoding complex I subunit 4 family protein — translation MEKVGFEFPIISVSLAIPAVFAVLILFFKEKFAKYIALLGTGLTFLVSLIALFKFDFARDNVIQFYEEYTILKELGVKLSLGMDGLSLLMYFLTTLVSLIAVIWSIGDEKIKHRLKEYYIAFLLTESFVIGVFTTFNLIVFYVFYELTLLPMLFVIGIWGYKLRLYSAYKFFVYIFISSLFLLLGIASISTYHYKMNGSFTFEYLELLNLNIPNGFEIFLFLLFFIAFAVKTPIVPFHTWLPDAHGEAPTAGSVVLAAILLKMGTYALVRFNIGLFPDAALELSPYLVALGIYSIIMASWMTISQTNIKRFVAYSSVSHMGFVVTAAFLLNMEGLRASIIEMFAHGLTSAGLFMVAGYIYNKLHTFNFASLRGAIKFMPLFATITAATAFAAMGLPGGSSFWGKFLTILAAREYSTPLAFLVVFAAFFSAAYVLYFLKTLYLDVREESVLIHFKDVSGYPLVAFLMIVIPVLLVGFVPFIFFAFYNEFLVHLLKYVLKLPF, via the coding sequence ATGGAAAAGGTGGGGTTTGAGTTTCCCATAATATCCGTTTCCCTGGCTATACCTGCGGTATTTGCCGTTCTCATACTCTTCTTTAAAGAAAAATTCGCAAAATACATAGCCCTTCTCGGGACGGGACTTACCTTTCTCGTGTCCTTAATAGCACTGTTTAAGTTTGACTTTGCGAGAGATAATGTAATTCAGTTTTACGAGGAGTACACAATACTCAAGGAACTGGGAGTAAAGCTCTCCCTCGGTATGGACGGACTCTCGCTCCTTATGTACTTCCTCACCACCTTAGTTTCCCTTATAGCTGTTATATGGTCCATAGGCGATGAAAAAATAAAGCATAGACTGAAAGAGTACTATATAGCCTTTTTACTTACCGAAAGTTTTGTTATAGGTGTGTTTACTACGTTTAACCTCATCGTTTTCTACGTGTTTTACGAACTCACACTCCTTCCCATGCTCTTTGTGATAGGTATCTGGGGATATAAGCTCAGGCTTTACTCAGCTTACAAGTTCTTTGTATACATATTTATCTCTTCTTTGTTCTTGCTACTCGGTATAGCCTCAATATCCACTTACCACTACAAAATGAACGGAAGTTTTACCTTTGAGTACCTTGAGCTCTTAAACTTGAACATTCCAAATGGTTTTGAGATCTTCCTATTCTTACTCTTCTTCATAGCTTTTGCGGTAAAGACTCCAATAGTTCCTTTCCACACATGGCTTCCCGATGCTCACGGTGAGGCTCCCACCGCAGGTTCTGTAGTTCTCGCTGCAATCTTACTTAAGATGGGAACTTACGCTCTTGTCAGGTTCAACATAGGGCTCTTCCCTGATGCAGCTTTAGAACTTTCTCCCTACCTCGTGGCACTTGGTATTTACTCCATTATTATGGCTTCATGGATGACAATATCCCAGACGAATATAAAACGTTTCGTCGCTTACTCTTCCGTTTCCCACATGGGTTTTGTGGTAACCGCGGCATTCCTTCTAAATATGGAAGGTCTCAGGGCGTCAATTATTGAGATGTTTGCTCACGGTCTTACAAGTGCCGGACTCTTTATGGTTGCCGGATACATATACAACAAGCTCCACACATTTAACTTCGCAAGCTTGAGAGGTGCTATAAAGTTCATGCCCTTGTTTGCAACCATTACCGCTGCAACAGCCTTTGCCGCCATGGGTCTTCCCGGCGGTTCTTCCTTCTGGGGTAAGTTCCTCACGATTTTGGCTGCAAGGGAGTACTCAACACCTTTAGCCTTCTTGGTAGTCTTTGCGGCGTTCTTCAGTGCGGCTTACGTACTTTACTTCTTAAAAACTCTTTATTTGGACGTCAGAGAAGAGAGTGTACTTATTCACTTCAAGGATGTAAGCGGTTATCCCTTGGTGGCATTTTTGATGATCGTTATTCCTGTTCTATTGGTAGGTTTTGTTCCGTTTATATTCTTTGCCTTCTACAACGAGTTCCTTGTGCACTTGTTAAAGTACGTTTTAAAATTGCCGTTTTAG